In a genomic window of Pedobacter sp. KBS0701:
- the lnt gene encoding apolipoprotein N-acyltransferase — MKSKQTYLLALFSAFLLWLSWPPMPFTTPLLLIGLVPLLIALDSISGNAEKKQGKKIFLTAGLTFLAWNTASIYWVYNAISAYNGPAVALPVSLIPYGLGALLMTFAFWLYYRLGKYVNKKIAYLGLIAFYIALEYLQQTWDLAFPWMTLGNGLAGMHQLAQWYDYTGIYGGSLWILASNILAFEAYKKFKSQTGYLRFRTAGIWALVVMIPISVSLTKYFTAEQKGTPSNVVVVQPNIDPYQKLENIPPAEQIRILTHLSDSIGQPNTEYFIWPETAIPNYADEDRIRSNNDFINLQSFLSKYKNGTLITGIESIKIYQDKKTITAKFDNQKGLYFDNFNTAMQVENSANVQFYHKSKLVPGVEKMPFPKVFSFLNGVFAQLGGTVGGWGWQNKPSVLYAQSGIGVAPVVCYESLWGDWIGEQVKEGAQFIAIITNDGWWGNTSGKDQHEMYAKLRAIETHRDVARSANTGISCFINQRGDVTQSTKWWTRTALKANINLNDEITFYVKSGDIIAKFFSLAAILLALIIPFRKWIRKPSHA, encoded by the coding sequence ATGAAATCTAAACAAACTTACCTCCTCGCCCTCTTTAGTGCATTTTTGCTTTGGCTATCCTGGCCGCCAATGCCTTTTACTACACCTTTGCTGTTAATCGGTTTGGTACCTTTGCTCATTGCGCTCGATTCCATTTCAGGTAATGCAGAAAAAAAACAAGGAAAAAAAATTTTCCTGACTGCAGGTTTAACTTTTTTAGCCTGGAATACGGCATCAATTTATTGGGTATATAATGCCATAAGCGCTTATAATGGTCCGGCAGTGGCGTTACCTGTCTCCCTAATCCCTTATGGATTGGGCGCACTGTTAATGACCTTTGCTTTTTGGTTATACTACAGGTTGGGCAAATATGTAAATAAAAAGATCGCTTATCTTGGATTAATCGCATTTTATATTGCTTTAGAATATCTGCAGCAAACCTGGGATTTAGCCTTCCCCTGGATGACATTAGGGAATGGTTTAGCAGGAATGCACCAGCTAGCACAATGGTACGATTATACTGGCATTTACGGAGGTTCGCTGTGGATTTTAGCAAGCAATATTCTCGCTTTTGAAGCTTACAAAAAATTCAAATCCCAGACTGGTTATTTAAGATTTAGAACTGCAGGAATCTGGGCTTTGGTGGTGATGATACCCATCAGCGTTTCACTAACCAAATACTTTACAGCAGAACAAAAAGGCACCCCAAGTAATGTAGTGGTGGTTCAACCGAATATCGATCCCTACCAGAAACTAGAAAATATTCCACCAGCCGAACAAATCAGGATATTGACACACTTATCAGACTCGATCGGGCAGCCCAATACAGAGTATTTTATCTGGCCGGAAACTGCCATTCCAAATTACGCAGATGAAGATAGAATCAGAAGCAATAATGATTTCATTAACCTGCAAAGCTTTTTATCAAAGTATAAAAATGGAACATTGATCACTGGTATAGAAAGCATTAAAATTTATCAGGATAAAAAAACAATAACAGCTAAATTTGATAACCAGAAAGGCCTTTATTTCGACAATTTTAATACAGCGATGCAGGTAGAAAATTCTGCAAACGTCCAATTCTACCATAAATCCAAATTGGTTCCCGGGGTAGAAAAAATGCCTTTTCCAAAAGTATTTTCATTTTTAAACGGTGTTTTTGCTCAATTAGGGGGAACTGTTGGCGGATGGGGCTGGCAAAATAAGCCAAGTGTGCTTTATGCCCAAAGCGGTATCGGAGTTGCTCCCGTGGTTTGTTACGAAAGTTTATGGGGCGACTGGATCGGTGAGCAGGTTAAAGAAGGTGCACAATTTATTGCTATTATTACAAATGATGGGTGGTGGGGAAATACCTCAGGAAAAGACCAGCATGAAATGTATGCCAAATTAAGAGCTATTGAAACCCATCGCGATGTAGCCCGCTCGGCCAATACCGGAATTTCATGCTTCATCAATCAACGTGGCGATGTAACGCAAAGCACCAAATGGTGGACCAGAACTGCGCTAAAAGCAAACATCAACCTGAACGACGAGATTACCTTTTATGTAAAAAGTGGAGATATTATTGCAAAATTCTTCAGTCTTGCAGCCATTCTTTTAGCTTTGATCATTCCTTTTAGAAAATGGATCAGAAAACCAAGCCATGCTTAA
- a CDS encoding PH domain-containing protein: MISIDRFLSDEQDPKAVEKVIGKLNDLLTTGEELLYLAVQKKPAVNLLPDSIAISNKRIFYCEPGNLGLTMNFKDISWKSIKEVSFKEEFFGSKFICVPQHGENIVTEFIPKVQARKLHQAANQQLEEYKEMLRQQKLEENRATASPINLNAQPLAEIPAYEPTPEPIEPIIQIAEVVEEPEDETTLKLRKLKTLYDKHLITQEEYEAKKANILDSL, translated from the coding sequence ATGATTAGCATAGATAGATTTCTGAGTGACGAACAAGACCCAAAAGCGGTTGAAAAAGTTATTGGAAAATTAAATGACCTTTTAACCACAGGCGAAGAACTTTTATATTTAGCGGTACAGAAAAAACCTGCAGTAAACTTGTTACCAGACAGCATCGCGATTTCCAACAAACGCATTTTTTATTGCGAACCTGGTAATTTGGGCTTAACGATGAATTTCAAGGATATTTCGTGGAAAAGCATTAAAGAGGTTTCGTTTAAAGAAGAATTTTTTGGTTCTAAATTTATCTGTGTGCCACAACATGGCGAAAATATCGTAACTGAATTTATTCCGAAAGTTCAGGCACGTAAATTACATCAGGCTGCAAACCAACAATTAGAAGAGTACAAGGAAATGCTGCGCCAGCAAAAACTGGAAGAAAACCGTGCAACGGCCTCTCCCATTAATTTAAATGCACAGCCTTTAGCCGAAATTCCTGCTTACGAACCAACTCCGGAACCTATAGAACCTATTATCCAAATTGCTGAAGTGGTAGAAGAGCCGGAAGATGAAACCACTTTAAAATTACGCAAGCTTAAAACCTTGTACGATAAACACCTGATTACCCAGGAAGAATATGAAGCTAAAAAAGCCAATATTTTAGATAGTTTGTAA
- the rsmI gene encoding 16S rRNA (cytidine(1402)-2'-O)-methyltransferase, translating into MDGKLFLVPTPIGNLEDMTFRAIRILKECDLILAEDTRTSAPMLKHFGIDKRIFSHHQHNEHKATSEIIRFLNEGQKIALISDAGTPAISDPGFFLVREAIKNDIAVECLPGATAFVPALVNSGLPADAFCFEGFLPVKKGRQTKFKKLAEEDRTIILYESPHRLLKTLEEFAQYLGADRQASVSRELTKMFEETVRGTLAEIKSHFENNTLKGEFVICIAGKPNVKSKNKYEDAEE; encoded by the coding sequence ATGGATGGCAAACTATTTCTCGTACCAACGCCCATAGGCAATTTGGAGGATATGACCTTTAGGGCAATCCGTATATTAAAAGAATGCGATCTGATTCTCGCTGAAGATACCCGTACCAGTGCCCCAATGCTGAAACATTTTGGCATCGATAAAAGAATTTTCTCACACCACCAGCATAATGAACATAAAGCCACTTCAGAAATTATCAGGTTTTTAAATGAAGGACAAAAAATTGCTCTGATATCTGACGCCGGAACACCAGCCATTTCCGATCCGGGTTTTTTCCTGGTACGCGAGGCCATTAAAAATGATATTGCTGTAGAGTGTTTACCTGGCGCAACGGCTTTTGTACCTGCTTTGGTTAATTCGGGCTTACCTGCAGATGCATTTTGTTTCGAAGGTTTTTTACCGGTAAAAAAAGGCAGACAAACAAAGTTTAAAAAACTGGCCGAAGAAGACCGCACCATTATACTTTACGAAAGTCCGCACCGTTTATTAAAAACTTTAGAGGAATTTGCGCAGTATTTGGGCGCCGACAGGCAGGCATCGGTAAGCAGAGAACTGACCAAAATGTTCGAAGAAACTGTAAGAGGTACTTTGGCAGAAATAAAATCACATTTTGAAAACAATACTTTAAAAGGAGAATTTGTAATTTGCATAGCGGGGAAACCCAATGTTAAAAGCAAAAACAAATATGAAGATGCTGAAGAGTAG
- the serS gene encoding serine--tRNA ligase translates to MLQVNYIRENREKVLERLSIRNFKQPELVDEIIKIDEDRRSTQTSLDNISAEANAAAKQIGDLMRTGKKAEAEAIKAQTASHKENIKNLSDKLNELEVAQHNLIVQLPNLPYHLVKQGSTAEDNEIVLTHGEPAQLPAKALPHWELAAKYDIIDFELGVKITGAGFPVYKGKGARLQRALINFFLDHATAAGYKEMQVPHLVNAASGFGTGQLPDKEGQMYHSTVDDLYLIPTAEVPVTNLYRDVIVKEEDLPIKNTAYTPCFRREAGSYGAHVRGLNRLHQFDKVEVVQITHPDKSYETLEDMSLYVQSLLQELGLHYRVLRLCGGDMGFTSAMTYDMEVWSAAQERWLEVSSVSNFETYQSNRLKLRFKGKEGKAQPAHSLNGSALALPRIVASILENYQTENGIKVPEALVKYTGFDMID, encoded by the coding sequence ATGCTGCAAGTTAACTATATCCGCGAAAATAGAGAGAAAGTTTTAGAACGTTTAAGTATCCGTAATTTTAAACAACCAGAACTGGTAGACGAAATCATTAAAATTGATGAGGACCGCCGTTCTACACAAACTTCCCTGGATAATATTTCTGCTGAAGCTAATGCAGCTGCCAAACAAATTGGCGATTTAATGCGTACTGGTAAAAAGGCGGAGGCGGAAGCGATTAAAGCACAAACTGCTTCTCACAAAGAAAATATCAAGAATCTCAGCGATAAATTGAATGAGTTGGAAGTTGCTCAACACAATTTAATCGTTCAGTTGCCAAACCTACCGTACCATTTGGTAAAACAAGGTTCTACAGCAGAAGACAACGAGATTGTTTTAACTCATGGTGAGCCTGCACAACTTCCAGCTAAGGCTTTGCCACATTGGGAATTGGCGGCAAAATACGATATCATAGATTTCGAGTTGGGCGTAAAAATTACTGGTGCCGGTTTCCCGGTTTATAAAGGAAAAGGAGCAAGATTACAACGTGCACTGATCAATTTCTTTTTAGATCATGCCACTGCAGCGGGTTATAAAGAAATGCAGGTACCTCATTTGGTTAATGCGGCTTCAGGTTTTGGTACCGGACAGTTACCTGATAAAGAAGGACAGATGTATCATTCAACTGTTGATGATTTATATTTAATCCCAACAGCTGAAGTTCCGGTAACGAATTTATACCGTGATGTAATTGTTAAAGAAGAAGATCTCCCAATTAAAAATACGGCTTATACACCTTGTTTCAGGAGAGAAGCAGGTTCTTACGGTGCTCATGTACGTGGTTTAAACCGTTTACACCAGTTTGATAAGGTTGAGGTGGTTCAAATCACCCATCCGGATAAATCGTACGAAACGCTGGAAGATATGAGCCTGTATGTTCAATCTCTTTTACAGGAGCTGGGTCTGCATTACCGCGTACTGCGTTTATGTGGTGGCGATATGGGCTTTACATCTGCCATGACTTACGATATGGAAGTTTGGAGTGCTGCACAAGAGCGTTGGTTAGAAGTTTCTTCTGTATCAAACTTCGAAACTTACCAGAGTAACCGTTTGAAACTACGTTTTAAAGGAAAAGAAGGCAAGGCACAACCGGCGCACTCTTTAAACGGAAGTGCATTGGCTTTACCGCGTATTGTGGCTTCGATTTTGGAAAACTACCAAACGGAAAACGGCATTAAAGTTCCGGAAGCTTTAGTGAAGTATACAGGATTTGATATGATTGATTAG
- a CDS encoding SIMPL domain-containing protein: MKKLIALALVAFLGLSTAMAQQVDLRRKINVSGTAETEVTPDIIYIGISLKEYLNGKKKVDITELEKQLFAAVQKAGIAKENLTISNLSSWNYETEKKKNPDFLASKQYRLKVSDLNKFNAILEAIDAKGIANTNIESYDYSKIESLKKDLKIKALLAAKEKAAYMVEALGDKLGAVIEIQDSGDNVIQPVYRNFAMKAEMSDSAGAPEIDFKKIKLNFTVNAIFEIK; encoded by the coding sequence ATGAAAAAGTTAATAGCACTTGCACTGGTTGCATTTTTAGGTTTATCAACAGCGATGGCCCAACAAGTAGATTTACGTAGAAAAATTAATGTAAGCGGAACTGCAGAAACAGAAGTCACCCCCGATATTATCTACATCGGCATTTCACTTAAAGAGTATTTAAACGGAAAGAAAAAAGTAGACATTACTGAACTGGAAAAACAACTGTTTGCTGCCGTTCAAAAAGCAGGTATAGCAAAAGAAAATTTAACCATTAGCAATTTAAGCAGCTGGAACTATGAAACAGAGAAAAAGAAAAATCCCGATTTCTTGGCCAGCAAACAATATCGTTTAAAAGTGAGCGATCTGAACAAGTTCAATGCCATATTAGAAGCTATTGATGCCAAAGGAATTGCCAATACCAATATTGAAAGCTACGATTATTCTAAAATTGAGAGCTTGAAAAAAGATCTTAAAATTAAAGCTTTATTGGCGGCAAAAGAAAAAGCAGCTTATATGGTTGAGGCTTTAGGTGATAAATTAGGGGCTGTAATTGAAATACAGGATAGTGGAGACAATGTTATACAACCGGTTTACAGAAATTTTGCGATGAAAGCTGAAATGTCTGATTCGGCTGGCGCTCCAGAGATTGATTTCAAAAAGATTAAGCTGAATTTTACGGTAAATGCCATTTTTGAGATCAAATAA
- a CDS encoding cold-shock protein, which translates to MAKSQATYSKKENEKKRLKKQKDKQEKKEERQANAKKGLALEDMMAYVDENGNISSTPPDPKKKKVINTEDIQIGISRQEDIIDENPVKKGTVTFFNDSKGYGFIKNTETQDSIFVHANGLITQIKEGDKVTFEVEMGQKGPTAVKVSKV; encoded by the coding sequence ATGGCTAAATCTCAGGCAACATACAGTAAAAAAGAGAACGAAAAAAAACGATTAAAAAAACAAAAAGACAAACAAGAGAAAAAAGAAGAGCGTCAGGCTAATGCCAAAAAAGGTTTAGCACTTGAAGATATGATGGCTTACGTTGATGAAAACGGAAACATCTCTTCTACTCCACCAGATCCGAAGAAAAAGAAAGTAATTAATACAGAAGATATTCAGATTGGTATTTCAAGACAAGAGGACATCATTGATGAAAATCCTGTTAAAAAAGGAACAGTTACTTTCTTCAACGACAGTAAAGGTTACGGTTTTATTAAAAACACTGAAACACAAGACAGTATTTTCGTTCACGCAAACGGTTTAATCACCCAGATTAAAGAAGGTGATAAAGTTACGTTTGAAGTAGAAATGGGCCAAAAAGGACCAACTGCTGTTAAAGTATCAAAGGTTTAA
- a CDS encoding GNAT family N-acetyltransferase, with protein sequence MNFDLQPTLENDLIKVVPLKESDFEALFAVASDPLIWEQHPNRDRYKRDVFENFFKGAMESKGAFIVYEKETNKIAGSSRYYELDEEDSSVAIGYTFIAREFWGKGHNKALKTLMLDYAFQFVDKVILHIGAMNFRSQKASEKLGAIKISEIEVAYYGEPVKWNFVYQIDKVNWETIH encoded by the coding sequence ATGAATTTCGATTTACAGCCCACACTAGAAAACGATTTAATTAAAGTAGTTCCGTTAAAAGAGTCTGATTTTGAAGCGCTTTTTGCTGTAGCTTCCGATCCGTTAATCTGGGAACAGCACCCCAACAGAGACCGTTATAAGAGAGACGTTTTCGAAAATTTCTTTAAGGGCGCAATGGAATCGAAAGGCGCTTTTATTGTATATGAAAAAGAAACCAATAAAATTGCAGGCAGCTCCAGGTATTATGAGCTCGATGAGGAAGACAGTTCAGTTGCGATTGGCTATACCTTTATTGCACGCGAGTTTTGGGGCAAAGGACATAACAAGGCTTTAAAAACATTAATGCTTGATTATGCATTTCAATTTGTAGATAAAGTAATATTGCACATCGGAGCAATGAATTTCCGTTCGCAAAAAGCATCAGAAAAGCTCGGAGCAATTAAGATTTCCGAAATCGAGGTCGCTTACTATGGTGAACCGGTAAAATGGAATTTCGTTTACCAAATTGATAAGGTTAACTGGGAAACAATACATTAA
- the fabV gene encoding enoyl-ACP reductase FabV, whose amino-acid sequence MIIEPRMRGFICLTAHPDGCAQNVKNQIEYVKSKGAIDGPKKVLVIGASTGFGLASRIAAAYGSGASTIGVFFEKAPSEGKTASPGWYNSAAFEKEAHAAGLYAKSINGDAFSKEIKEKTIELIKADLGQVDLVIYSLASPVRKHPETEVLHRSTLKPIGGTYTNKTVDFHTGNVSEISIEPATEEDIANTVAVMGGEDWSMWIDALKAENLLVEGATTVAYSYIGPALTEPVYRKGTIGRAKDDLEATAFTISDKLKDIGGKAYVSVNKALVTQASSAIPVIPLYISLLYKVMKAEGVHEGTIEQIQRLYADRLYTGSPVPTDEKGRIRIDDWEMREDIQAKVAELWKEATTETLPAIGDLPGYRSDFLSLFGFEIDKVDYQKDAQEVVEIEGLVN is encoded by the coding sequence ATGATTATCGAACCTAGAATGAGGGGCTTTATCTGTTTAACCGCACACCCTGATGGTTGCGCACAAAACGTAAAGAATCAAATTGAATATGTAAAATCAAAAGGAGCTATTGATGGTCCTAAAAAAGTATTGGTAATTGGCGCTTCAACCGGTTTCGGTTTAGCTTCACGTATTGCTGCCGCTTATGGATCTGGCGCTTCTACCATTGGCGTATTTTTCGAAAAAGCACCTTCTGAAGGCAAAACGGCTTCACCAGGCTGGTACAATAGTGCAGCTTTTGAAAAAGAAGCCCATGCCGCTGGTTTATATGCAAAAAGCATCAACGGCGATGCCTTCTCAAAAGAAATCAAAGAAAAAACCATCGAACTGATCAAAGCTGATCTTGGTCAGGTTGATTTAGTGATCTATAGCCTGGCTTCTCCGGTAAGGAAACATCCTGAGACAGAAGTATTGCACCGTTCTACTTTAAAACCTATCGGCGGTACTTATACTAACAAAACTGTTGATTTCCATACCGGTAACGTTTCTGAAATCTCCATCGAACCAGCGACCGAAGAAGATATTGCCAATACCGTTGCCGTAATGGGCGGCGAAGACTGGTCGATGTGGATTGATGCCCTTAAGGCTGAAAATTTACTGGTGGAAGGTGCAACCACGGTAGCGTATTCTTATATCGGCCCAGCTTTAACCGAACCGGTTTACCGCAAAGGCACCATTGGAAGAGCTAAAGATGATTTAGAAGCAACCGCTTTCACAATCAGCGATAAATTAAAAGATATTGGTGGCAAAGCTTATGTATCGGTGAATAAAGCATTGGTTACCCAGGCCAGCTCGGCTATTCCGGTAATTCCTTTATATATTTCATTGTTGTACAAAGTAATGAAAGCGGAAGGTGTTCATGAAGGTACTATTGAGCAGATCCAACGTTTATATGCAGATCGCTTATATACTGGTAGTCCGGTTCCAACTGATGAAAAAGGAAGAATCAGGATTGACGATTGGGAAATGCGTGAAGATATCCAGGCTAAAGTTGCCGAACTCTGGAAAGAAGCCACTACAGAAACTTTACCAGCGATAGGTGATTTGCCAGGTTACAGATCTGATTTCTTAAGCTTATTCGGTTTCGAAATTGATAAAGTAGACTATCAAAAAGATGCCCAGGAAGTAGTAGAAATTGAAGGTTTAGTAAATTAA
- a CDS encoding DUF2490 domain-containing protein, with translation MKKILLSAAMLLIMASGKLHAQTQYQNSGWFMFLNNTKFNDKWGLQFDLQIRSADDWGYVRNTLVRPALQYFINDKSNVALGYLWQTTQPRLIGSNNNSLNEHRIFEQYIYNHKISSVFASHRFRLEQRFIERLNNDNLFSQRFRYFFRFIQPLQKTQPAFTNGAFVALQNEIFFNLQNKSELNNSLFDQNRAYLALGYRFSKKFDIEAGYMNQASHGLSNNTINNIIQLAIYTRF, from the coding sequence ATGAAAAAAATATTATTATCTGCCGCGATGCTTCTCATCATGGCATCAGGAAAGTTACATGCGCAAACCCAATACCAGAATTCGGGTTGGTTTATGTTTTTAAACAATACTAAATTTAATGATAAGTGGGGATTACAGTTCGATCTTCAGATCCGTTCTGCCGATGATTGGGGTTATGTGCGCAATACTTTGGTAAGGCCTGCGCTGCAATATTTTATTAATGATAAAAGCAATGTTGCGTTGGGCTATTTGTGGCAAACCACACAGCCAAGGTTAATCGGTTCGAATAATAATTCTTTAAATGAGCACCGCATTTTTGAACAGTATATCTACAACCATAAAATTAGCTCGGTATTTGCCAGTCACAGGTTTAGGTTGGAACAGCGTTTTATCGAAAGGTTAAATAACGATAACCTTTTTTCGCAGAGGTTCCGTTATTTCTTCAGGTTCATCCAACCGCTACAAAAAACGCAGCCTGCTTTTACCAATGGCGCTTTTGTGGCTTTGCAGAATGAGATTTTTTTTAATCTTCAGAACAAAAGTGAACTTAATAATAGTCTGTTTGATCAGAACAGGGCCTATCTTGCTTTGGGATACCGTTTTTCGAAAAAGTTTGATATTGAAGCTGGTTATATGAACCAGGCTTCTCATGGACTAAGCAATAATACGATTAACAATATTATCCAGTTGGCCATTTACACGAGGTTTTAA
- a CDS encoding nucleotidyltransferase domain-containing protein: protein MKMPFTIQHTFALQAAKILKNDESVIGLAVGGSCLSNEIDEFSDLDLILITKERVSADQLKMLQYANRLGEMISAFTGEHVGEPRVLICLFDNPLLHVDIKFLTLDEFASRVEDPALLIDRDHQLQHILDQTEAQFPHPDNQWIEDRF from the coding sequence ATGAAAATGCCCTTCACGATACAACATACCTTCGCCTTACAGGCAGCCAAAATCTTAAAAAATGATGAATCTGTTATTGGTTTAGCCGTAGGTGGTTCCTGTCTTAGCAATGAAATCGACGAATTTTCAGACCTCGACCTGATCCTCATTACCAAAGAAAGAGTGTCAGCAGACCAATTAAAAATGCTCCAATATGCCAATCGCCTTGGCGAAATGATTTCTGCATTTACAGGCGAGCACGTTGGTGAACCCCGGGTATTAATCTGTCTTTTCGATAATCCACTTTTACATGTCGATATCAAATTTTTAACCCTCGATGAATTTGCTTCAAGAGTAGAAGATCCTGCATTATTGATTGATCGTGATCATCAATTACAACATATTCTTGATCAAACCGAAGCTCAATTCCCTCATCCGGATAACCAATGGATCGAAGATCGTTTCTGA
- a CDS encoding DUF1572 family protein — protein MLTETLKKLFNRDLTKLKSEIESYQNEANLWRIDRDIANSAGNLCLHLIGNLSTYIGATLGGTNYIRNRELEFSLKDIPKQELINMIEATITVVSESLNQVSSEQMDGEYPILVFEEKTSTEFFLVHLTTHLTYHLGQINYHRRLLDA, from the coding sequence ATGCTTACAGAAACACTAAAAAAACTTTTTAACCGGGATCTTACCAAGCTGAAATCCGAAATCGAATCTTACCAAAACGAGGCAAATCTTTGGCGAATAGATCGCGATATTGCAAATTCGGCAGGGAACCTTTGCCTCCACCTCATTGGGAATCTGAGTACTTATATCGGTGCAACTTTAGGTGGCACCAACTATATCCGTAACCGTGAACTGGAATTTTCTTTAAAAGATATTCCGAAACAAGAGCTGATTAACATGATTGAAGCAACCATTACCGTTGTTAGCGAAAGTTTGAATCAGGTAAGTAGCGAGCAGATGGATGGCGAGTATCCAATACTGGTATTTGAAGAAAAAACTTCTACTGAATTTTTCCTCGTTCACCTCACCACCCATTTAACTTATCACCTGGGGCAGATTAATTACCACAGAAGGCTGCTGGATGCTTAA
- a CDS encoding DUF4261 domain-containing protein: protein MSLFNIFKKKNTLEENKQIIENDPLENFPELLSAKLLFIEKPNLDGNQLLAGVKKHFAKVEHSFSENTFIFSFPDHTIQLADAIIPAQCTMMIPNQGRSEVELPEAAFQQNWHWPEANQIAKNCTYEILVTDFMSRTLPYKERLNLFMDFLVEVIKVTEPNAVYSSPAQKILNPGNIISIWDTDKIQTLNAICNVRLYNISNSPNHKELLMDTLGLHTIGLPDFQIRFSAADENEMANLLWTYAYYAYEYGDVILEGNTLEGLKAGSKWKCEKQLSLVAPERIVVNVTPD, encoded by the coding sequence ATGAGTTTATTCAACATCTTTAAAAAGAAAAACACGTTAGAAGAAAACAAACAAATTATAGAGAATGATCCATTGGAGAATTTTCCCGAGCTGCTTAGCGCCAAGCTTTTATTTATTGAAAAACCAAATCTAGATGGCAATCAGCTTTTAGCCGGGGTAAAAAAACACTTTGCAAAAGTTGAACATTCCTTCTCAGAAAACACCTTTATTTTCTCATTCCCCGATCATACCATTCAGCTGGCAGACGCCATAATTCCGGCACAGTGTACAATGATGATACCCAATCAGGGCAGATCTGAAGTCGAACTTCCTGAGGCCGCTTTTCAACAAAACTGGCATTGGCCTGAAGCCAATCAGATTGCAAAAAACTGCACTTATGAAATATTGGTAACGGATTTCATGTCGAGAACATTACCCTACAAAGAAAGGCTGAATTTATTTATGGATTTTTTAGTTGAGGTAATCAAAGTAACCGAACCAAATGCGGTTTACTCATCTCCGGCACAGAAAATTTTAAACCCTGGCAATATCATCAGCATTTGGGATACCGACAAAATACAAACGTTAAATGCAATTTGTAATGTACGGCTTTACAACATTAGCAATAGTCCTAATCATAAAGAATTGTTAATGGATACCCTCGGACTTCATACCATTGGATTGCCGGATTTTCAAATCCGGTTCTCAGCAGCAGATGAAAATGAAATGGCAAATTTATTATGGACATACGCCTACTATGCTTATGAATATGGCGATGTGATATTAGAAGGAAATACCCTCGAAGGACTAAAAGCGGGTTCAAAATGGAAATGTGAGAAACAACTTTCTCTTGTTGCGCCCGAGAGAATTGTAGTAAATGTAACTCCAGATTAA
- a CDS encoding head GIN domain-containing protein, translating into MKKVFAILLASLTLTAGINAIAKDGTLIHAANKKNDERNVKNFNGVASAGPINVIVTLGNTESCRLEGDAEAIASIVTEVKGNVLVIRPQTSITSWSRKYEGKKITAYVTAKELASLTVSGDGNLTVNGKISTGSLTTTVSGSGNIKAAADVDDYSGVISGSGAINITGGADRAKVVISSSGTFSGKSFSTKTLTSTISGSGTVNIAVSESIRAVISGSGSVNYSGNPTIDKTVIGSGGVRKM; encoded by the coding sequence ATGAAAAAAGTATTTGCAATATTATTGGCATCATTAACACTTACCGCTGGCATTAACGCAATTGCAAAAGACGGCACCCTTATCCACGCTGCAAACAAAAAGAACGACGAACGTAATGTTAAAAATTTTAACGGTGTTGCTTCAGCAGGGCCAATCAACGTAATTGTAACCTTAGGTAATACCGAAAGTTGCCGTTTAGAAGGCGATGCAGAGGCAATTGCCTCAATCGTTACTGAAGTAAAAGGCAATGTTTTGGTCATCCGCCCACAAACCAGCATCACCAGCTGGTCTAGAAAATACGAAGGCAAAAAAATTACAGCTTACGTAACAGCAAAAGAACTGGCCAGCTTAACCGTAAGTGGTGATGGTAACTTAACCGTCAACGGAAAAATCAGCACCGGTAGCCTGACCACCACCGTAAGCGGTTCTGGTAACATTAAAGCAGCAGCCGATGTAGATGATTATAGTGGTGTAATTAGCGGTTCAGGAGCCATAAACATCACTGGCGGTGCCGATCGCGCCAAAGTGGTCATCAGCAGTTCAGGTACATTTTCCGGTAAATCTTTTTCAACAAAAACATTAACCAGCACCATCAGCGGATCAGGAACTGTAAATATTGCAGTTAGCGAAAGCATCAGGGCTGTAATCAGCGGATCAGGAAGCGTTAATTATTCTGGCAATCCAACTATCGATAAAACTGTTATCGGTTCAGGTGGTGTAAGAAAAATGTAA